A genomic window from Lactobacillus sp. ESL0677 includes:
- the dltC gene encoding D-alanine--poly(phosphoribitol) ligase subunit DltC, whose product MDTKKEVLAILQDLTGEDLSDEMDENIFSSGLMDSMASVQMLLSLQEKFDIDVPVSEFERTEWDTPAKIVAKVESLENE is encoded by the coding sequence ATGGATACCAAAAAAGAAGTTTTAGCAATTTTACAAGATTTAACTGGTGAAGATTTGTCAGATGAAATGGACGAAAACATTTTTTCTAGCGGATTAATGGATTCAATGGCAAGTGTGCAAATGCTGCTTAGCTTGCAAGAAAAATTTGATATTGATGTTCCTGTTTCAGAATTTGAAAGAACAGAATGGGACACGCCAGCTAAGATTGTGGCAAAGGTGGAAAGCTTAGAAAATGAATAA